The Deltaproteobacteria bacterium genome window below encodes:
- a CDS encoding HAMP domain-containing protein: protein MNKSNNIIKIKEDEDIKRRKRERYVIFAVICLMTVLTYAEVHISNINTRLPFANNILIFSLINIQIIFLILLVFLVMRNFVKLAFERRSKVMGSKLSTKLIAAFLFLSIVPTLLLFFIAIGFINKSIESWFGIAIENSLHGSLEIAQGYYNNTSEQAVYFARQIGVKMNNGLSVTSAEWSDETMATLREYIEQKRAENNISAVDVYSSSGERLIYSIASSINTTLLPDIEKNLLMDVLNGRQTSFVQTLDTGDIIRGIVPVYLNNSNNVIGAVAVTFYMPNHVLSRIKDISSTFESYKQLKVLKQPVKAIYFTTLLIVTLVIVVLSMWIGYYLAKQITIPIQKLAEATNAVAVGNLNYKIDVESRDEIGLLVKSFNKMIEDLNISQSKVEEANLDLKKTNIELEQRRKYMEIVLGNVAAGVISIDKSGRISTINKAAQDLLAINTANVIGKNYKEVLRSKDEEILKDMIRQMNDLGTGTIERQIKIDLNDKTLIVLVNLTMLKDDDGKYIGMVAVFDDLSQILKTQRMTAWKEVAQRIAHEIKNPLTPIQLSAQRLRKKYGDRFAGDGRIFDECTGTIIHQVEELKTLVNEFSNFARMPAANPTSNNINQIVSEAAALYRTGNKHIEFREIISENIPVMEIDRDQMKRALINIMDNAVAAIEGEGTISVETKIDRLFKMVRIEVADTGCGIPAEDKAKLFEPYFSTKKTGTGLGLAIVNNIIADHNGFIRVKDNIPKGTRFIIELPVKNDASA, encoded by the coding sequence ATGAATAAGTCCAACAATATAATAAAGATTAAAGAAGATGAAGATATAAAGAGACGGAAGAGAGAAAGGTATGTTATTTTCGCTGTCATCTGCTTGATGACAGTTCTTACCTATGCAGAGGTTCATATATCAAACATAAATACGCGTCTGCCTTTCGCAAACAACATCCTTATCTTTAGTCTAATTAATATACAGATAATCTTTTTAATTCTTCTTGTATTTCTGGTAATGCGGAATTTTGTAAAACTTGCCTTTGAGCGAAGAAGTAAGGTCATGGGCTCAAAACTCTCTACCAAACTGATTGCAGCCTTTTTATTCCTTTCTATTGTGCCAACACTTCTTTTATTCTTTATAGCAATCGGTTTTATCAATAAGAGTATAGAGAGCTGGTTTGGCATAGCAATAGAAAACTCTTTACATGGGTCACTGGAAATAGCACAGGGTTATTACAATAATACATCTGAACAGGCAGTATATTTTGCCCGACAGATTGGTGTAAAAATGAACAATGGACTTTCTGTTACGAGTGCTGAATGGTCAGATGAAACTATGGCAACTCTACGGGAATATATTGAACAAAAAAGAGCTGAAAATAATATTAGTGCTGTGGATGTCTATTCATCATCAGGTGAAAGGCTCATATATTCCATAGCCTCCAGTATAAATACAACACTGCTGCCTGATATTGAAAAGAATCTTCTCATGGATGTATTAAATGGCAGGCAGACAAGTTTTGTTCAAACCCTTGATACAGGCGATATTATAAGGGGTATTGTGCCGGTGTATCTGAATAACTCTAATAATGTTATAGGCGCAGTTGCTGTAACCTTCTATATGCCCAATCATGTGCTGTCAAGGATAAAGGATATATCGTCAACATTTGAATCATATAAACAACTTAAGGTCTTGAAACAGCCTGTCAAGGCTATATACTTTACAACCCTTCTTATAGTCACCCTTGTTATAGTTGTCCTCTCTATGTGGATTGGTTATTATCTTGCCAAACAGATAACAATACCTATACAGAAACTTGCAGAGGCAACTAACGCTGTTGCAGTCGGCAACCTCAATTATAAGATAGATGTTGAATCCAGAGATGAGATTGGACTCCTTGTAAAATCTTTTAACAAGATGATAGAGGATTTAAATATAAGTCAGTCCAAGGTAGAGGAGGCAAATCTTGACCTGAAAAAAACTAATATTGAACTTGAACAGAGGCGAAAATATATGGAAATAGTTCTTGGAAATGTTGCAGCAGGTGTTATATCCATAGATAAAAGCGGAAGGATAAGCACTATAAATAAGGCGGCACAAGATTTATTGGCAATAAATACTGCTAATGTCATTGGTAAAAACTATAAAGAGGTATTAAGGTCTAAAGATGAAGAGATATTAAAGGATATGATAAGACAAATGAATGATCTCGGCACTGGGACAATAGAAAGGCAGATAAAGATAGATTTGAATGACAAGACGCTTATCGTTCTGGTTAATCTGACCATGCTTAAAGATGATGATGGGAAATATATCGGTATGGTTGCTGTCTTTGATGACCTTTCTCAAATCCTCAAGACCCAGAGGATGACGGCATGGAAAGAGGTTGCACAGCGAATTGCACACGAAATAAAGAATCCTTTAACACCCATCCAGTTATCCGCACAGAGGCTGCGAAAGAAATACGGGGACCGGTTTGCAGGTGATGGCAGGATTTTTGATGAATGCACAGGGACAATTATTCATCAGGTTGAGGAACTAAAAACCCTTGTAAACGAGTTCTCAAATTTTGCAAGGATGCCTGCAGCAAATCCTACGTCAAACAATATAAATCAGATTGTTAGTGAGGCAGCTGCCCTTTACAGGACAGGCAATAAGCATATAGAGTTTAGGGAAATTATTAGTGAAAATATACCTGTTATGGAGATAGACAGGGACCAGATGAAAAGGGCGCTCATAAATATCATGGACAATGCTGTTGCTGCAATAGAGGGTGAAGGAACAATATCAGTAGAGACTAAGATAGACAGATTATTTAAAATGGTAAGGATAGAGGTTGCTGATACAGGGTGCGGCATACCTGCAGAGGATAAGGCAAAACTTTTTGAGCCTTACTTTTCAACAAAGAAGACAGGAACAGGACTGGGACTTGCTATAGTCAATAACATTATCGCTGACCATAATGGTTTTATAAGGGTAAAGGACAATATTCCAAAAGGAACAAGATTTATAATAGAACTGCCTGTAAAGAATGATGCGTCAGCATAG
- a CDS encoding sigma-54-dependent Fis family transcriptional regulator, giving the protein MVVDDEESIRKSLSDILKDEGFEVILAKDGSEALKKIDTAPPALVLLDIWMTDMDGTAVLQQIKMHYPFIQVIMMSGHGTIETAVKTTKLGAYDFIEKPLSLDKVVLTINHALEKQHLEQENALLRGSMKNRYEIIGKSRAIESIKFQIERVAPSNSWVLISGENGTGKELVARNIHLISDRQDKPFVEVNCAAIPEELIESELFGHERGAFTGAISQKIGKFEMANNGTIFLDEIGDMSIRTQAKILRILQEQKFERVGGTQTIEVDVRVIAATNKNIEEEIKKGNFREDLYYRLNVIPFHIPPLRERREDINLFIDYYLKWFASKTTKGQKEISKEAIALFERYNWPGNVRELKNLIERLVIMTPANIIMQKDIPSYIGEVETTTDVYLKEILSDTLKDSRRGFERDLILKKLEEFGGNIS; this is encoded by the coding sequence ATGGTAGTTGATGACGAAGAGAGTATAAGAAAATCTCTGTCAGATATATTGAAAGACGAGGGGTTTGAGGTAATCCTTGCAAAAGATGGTAGCGAGGCATTAAAAAAAATAGATACAGCCCCTCCTGCTCTTGTGCTTCTTGACATATGGATGACGGACATGGATGGCACAGCGGTTTTGCAACAGATAAAGATGCATTACCCTTTTATTCAGGTTATTATGATGTCAGGTCATGGCACCATAGAGACTGCTGTTAAAACAACAAAGTTAGGTGCATACGATTTTATTGAAAAACCATTATCCCTTGATAAAGTCGTTCTTACTATTAATCATGCCCTTGAGAAACAGCATCTCGAACAGGAGAATGCCCTGCTGCGCGGCAGTATGAAAAACCGATATGAGATAATCGGAAAAAGCAGGGCTATAGAATCTATAAAGTTTCAGATAGAAAGGGTAGCCCCTTCAAATTCATGGGTTCTTATCAGCGGAGAAAACGGCACAGGCAAGGAACTTGTTGCCAGAAATATCCACCTTATTAGTGATCGTCAGGACAAACCATTTGTTGAGGTTAACTGTGCTGCTATCCCAGAAGAACTTATTGAAAGTGAACTCTTTGGACATGAAAGGGGTGCTTTTACAGGTGCAATATCTCAGAAAATAGGGAAGTTTGAAATGGCAAACAATGGGACAATATTTCTGGATGAGATAGGCGATATGAGTATTAGAACACAGGCAAAGATACTTAGGATACTGCAGGAACAGAAGTTTGAAAGGGTTGGGGGAACACAGACAATAGAGGTTGATGTCAGGGTTATTGCAGCAACAAATAAGAACATTGAAGAGGAGATTAAAAAAGGGAACTTCAGAGAAGACCTGTATTACAGGCTGAATGTAATACCATTTCATATACCGCCTCTCAGAGAGAGGAGAGAAGATATAAATTTGTTCATAGATTACTATCTGAAATGGTTTGCCAGCAAAACAACAAAGGGGCAAAAAGAGATATCAAAAGAGGCGATTGCACTGTTTGAAAGATATAATTGGCCCGGTAATGTAAGGGAATTAAAAAATCTTATAGAAAGGCTTGTTATAATGACACCTGCCAATATTATCATGCAAAAAGACATCCCTTCTTATATAGGTGAAGTAGAAACAACCACTGATGTTTACTTAAAAGAGATTTTATCAGATACACTTAAAGATTCAAGGAGAGGCTTTGAAAGAGATTTAATACTTAAAAAACTTGAGGAGTTTGGAGGAAATATAAGCA
- a CDS encoding aminopeptidase: MDKLLTAIKSILNINLGIKKYDKLLVFTDLIRNDEKISDTEREKRGGLVNIAQMVADVGRQLCDVDFGIFPSLGQHGVEPPEDIWFAAFGRGIIQKLKKEGFLERLLNKDREETYLKEVERLIKTDRSSAVSAVIALSNFSTSHTKFRDLLCNLCGTRYASMPLFDEDMLYGPMDVDWHKLAQRTEKVADILNSGHEVFITSQNGTDINMKITGRKAKADTGILTTHGSFGNLPAGEAFLAPLEGTTNGRLVLEWAPTFKLKNPVTVEVENGIVKNVIGSDAYADILFKKLEENNDFKNIAELGIGTNDKAKKPDNILESEKILGTIHIALGDNSSFGGNVRTPFHQDFVFFKPTVIVKNDKEEVIILDNGRLLVS; encoded by the coding sequence ATGGACAAACTTTTGACTGCCATAAAATCCATTTTAAATATAAACCTTGGTATCAAGAAATATGATAAACTTCTTGTTTTTACTGATTTAATTCGTAATGATGAAAAAATATCAGACACAGAGAGAGAAAAAAGGGGAGGGCTTGTCAACATAGCACAAATGGTTGCTGATGTCGGCAGACAACTGTGTGATGTGGATTTTGGTATATTCCCATCTTTAGGACAGCATGGTGTCGAACCTCCTGAAGATATATGGTTTGCTGCGTTTGGAAGGGGCATCATTCAGAAACTTAAAAAAGAAGGTTTTTTGGAAAGGCTCTTAAATAAGGATAGAGAAGAAACTTATCTAAAAGAAGTTGAAAGACTAATAAAAACAGACAGGTCTTCTGCCGTGAGCGCTGTAATTGCCCTGTCAAATTTTTCTACCAGTCATACAAAATTCAGAGACCTCCTTTGTAATTTATGCGGAACAAGATATGCGAGTATGCCTCTCTTTGATGAGGATATGCTTTACGGTCCTATGGATGTGGATTGGCATAAACTTGCACAAAGAACAGAAAAGGTTGCTGATATATTGAACAGCGGTCATGAGGTTTTTATAACATCTCAAAACGGTACAGATATAAATATGAAAATAACTGGCAGAAAGGCTAAGGCAGATACAGGTATATTAACTACTCATGGTTCATTTGGCAACCTGCCTGCGGGTGAGGCATTCCTTGCACCTCTGGAAGGAACCACAAACGGCAGATTAGTTCTTGAATGGGCACCGACATTTAAATTAAAAAACCCTGTAACAGTAGAAGTAGAAAATGGCATAGTAAAAAATGTAATAGGAAGCGATGCTTATGCAGACATCCTTTTTAAAAAACTTGAAGAAAATAATGATTTCAAAAATATAGCGGAACTTGGTATAGGCACAAATGATAAGGCAAAAAAACCTGACAATATCCTTGAATCAGAAAAGATCCTAGGCACAATCCACATAGCATTAGGGGACAACAGTTCATTTGGCGGCAATGTTAGAACACCATTTCATCAGGACTTTGTATTTTTTAAGCCAACGGTTATTGTTAAGAACGACAAAGAAGAAGTAATCATTTTGGATAACGGAAGGCTTCTGGTGAGTTGA
- a CDS encoding gamma-glutamylcyclotransferase, which yields MYYFAYGSNMDEKDLKDWCKEKNRSFPEWKLLGTACLNGYQLSFNYYSTGRNGGAANLMEPSDSKVYGLLFEINKEYDIETIRKKEGCPDYYGEIPITVKYKDKNITNVKTYKVVKTKEKSGHQKPTKYYMNLILKNARTNEFPPEYIQYLEKIETQ from the coding sequence ATGTACTATTTTGCTTATGGTTCTAATATGGACGAAAAAGATCTTAAGGACTGGTGTAAAGAAAAAAATAGATCTTTTCCTGAATGGAAATTGCTTGGCACTGCCTGCCTCAATGGCTATCAACTATCTTTTAACTACTACTCGACTGGAAGAAATGGTGGGGCGGCAAATCTAATGGAACCTTCGGATAGTAAAGTTTATGGACTGCTATTCGAAATAAATAAGGAATACGACATTGAAACTATAAGGAAAAAAGAAGGGTGTCCTGATTATTATGGGGAAATTCCAATAACTGTGAAGTATAAGGATAAAAACATCACTAATGTCAAAACCTACAAAGTAGTAAAAACAAAAGAAAAATCGGGTCATCAGAAACCGACAAAATATTACATGAATTTGATTTTGAAGAATGCTCGTACAAATGAATTTCCTCCCGAATATATTCAGTACCTTGAAAAAATTGAAACACAATGA
- a CDS encoding DUF2442 domain-containing protein — protein MKSLKNGKNISVSVENISSFGIWLFVKGKEYFLTFDDYPYFRDQTLKSIQKVELLHGFHLYWPDLDVDLEIDNLEHPEKYPLKSKYINKKSNNGATLDALSLVR, from the coding sequence ATGAAATCATTAAAGAATGGAAAAAATATTTCAGTATCAGTTGAAAATATTTCCTCGTTTGGGATATGGCTATTTGTAAAAGGGAAGGAATATTTTTTGACTTTCGATGACTACCCCTATTTTAGGGACCAAACCTTAAAATCAATCCAAAAAGTAGAATTACTTCATGGCTTTCACCTCTATTGGCCGGATTTAGATGTTGATTTAGAAATCGATAATCTGGAACATCCTGAAAAATATCCACTCAAAAGCAAATATATAAATAAAAAGTCTAACAATGGCGCTACACTGGATGCTTTATCGCTGGTGCGCTAA
- a CDS encoding DUF4160 domain-containing protein produces the protein MSPTILRIKGYRFYFLSNEEDRMHVHIICGDGEAKFWIEPIISLATYHKLSSKKLNEIQKLVEEHKNEIIKEWKKYFSIS, from the coding sequence ATGAGTCCAACAATTTTGAGAATTAAAGGTTACAGGTTCTATTTTCTTTCAAATGAAGAAGACCGCATGCATGTTCATATTATTTGCGGAGATGGTGAAGCAAAATTCTGGATTGAACCAATAATTTCGCTTGCAACATATCATAAACTTAGTTCGAAAAAGTTGAATGAAATACAAAAACTTGTTGAGGAGCACAAAAATGAAATCATTAAAGAATGGAAAAAATATTTCAGTATCAGTTGA
- a CDS encoding MarR family transcriptional regulator: MKFTKKQGQYLAFIYNYTKINGRPPAERNMQYHFEVTAPSVHQMIVVLEREGLIEREPGTPRSIRVVVPVAELPHLL, encoded by the coding sequence ATGAAGTTTACGAAAAAACAGGGACAATATCTGGCTTTCATCTATAATTACACGAAAATTAATGGTCGTCCTCCTGCGGAACGAAATATGCAGTATCACTTCGAGGTAACTGCTCCCTCGGTTCATCAAATGATCGTAGTGCTAGAGAGGGAGGGCCTGATTGAGCGGGAACCTGGCACACCCCGGTCGATTCGGGTGGTTGTTCCTGTGGCAGAGTTGCCGCACTTGCTGTAA
- a CDS encoding GNAT family N-acetyltransferase yields MEKSIIWRNDPDTRENALGYRFPVTEKMEDKWYESALDDQSRTRVIFAIVSLKDNALIGFIHLNRIDWIARVAYFGITIGDKEFQGKGMGPDAMEILFNYAFELLNLRKICLEVASFNEKAIRLYQRFGFKEEGVLKEQLFLEGNYHDVVLMRLFDSEFRKNHENA; encoded by the coding sequence ATGGAAAAATCCATTATATGGCGAAACGATCCAGATACGAGAGAAAATGCACTTGGTTATCGTTTTCCGGTGACCGAAAAAATGGAAGATAAGTGGTATGAGTCGGCCCTTGACGACCAAAGCCGCACACGAGTCATATTTGCCATCGTATCGCTCAAAGATAACGCATTAATAGGGTTCATACATTTGAACCGAATCGACTGGATAGCTAGAGTGGCTTACTTCGGGATCACTATCGGTGATAAAGAATTTCAAGGGAAAGGGATGGGGCCGGACGCCATGGAAATCCTCTTCAACTATGCATTTGAGTTACTTAATCTTCGGAAGATATGTTTGGAAGTGGCTTCATTCAATGAAAAGGCTATCAGGTTATATCAAAGATTTGGGTTCAAAGAGGAAGGGGTTTTGAAAGAGCAGCTGTTTCTGGAAGGGAATTACCACGACGTCGTTTTAATGCGACTCTTTGATTCTGAGTTTCGTAAAAACCACGAAAATGCCTAA